A DNA window from Nostoc sp. KVJ3 contains the following coding sequences:
- a CDS encoding helix-turn-helix domain-containing protein: MAVKLFDADTYGKTNFTSFSTRNPACQEALIKRGLTQKMLADKLGIHRSVISALLNGKPILLENFLQIGADLGFDQDWVQNYYLRTNG, encoded by the coding sequence ATGGCTGTAAAGCTTTTTGATGCAGACACTTATGGCAAAACCAACTTTACAAGCTTCTCCACAAGGAATCCAGCTTGTCAAGAAGCGTTAATCAAGCGAGGATTAACGCAAAAGATGCTAGCCGATAAGCTAGGAATTCATCGTTCAGTAATTAGTGCCTTGCTTAACGGCAAACCGATTTTATTGGAGAATTTTCTCCAGATTGGAGCAGACTTGGGTTTTGATCAAGACTGGGTACAAAATTACTATCTCCGAACCAATGGTTAA
- a CDS encoding NACHT domain-containing protein: protein MERFGLGRVTEERVLGESAVKKYKKLIVLGKPGAGKTTFIKHLALQCNQEYSCPILFLFLLISSIFSESPNSPSILEYMGQLFSECGVNVEQIQELFVRKSVLVLLDGLDEVKNEHYERTLNEIRSLSRIYYDNYFIITCRIAAKEYSYNVFDKFTEVEVADFNAQQIDRFISQWFENKNFIKAEEVAKALKNNYRLSQLAVTPLLLTLICLVFEEKCNSPNNRSELYTEGIEILLSKWDAKRGIQREQVYQQLSLQRKKDLLSYIAFKTFKEKEFFFSQKEAKSYIKEYIQNLRSNADRDKEDIQLDSEAVLHVIEAQHGLLVERAKGVYSFSHLTFHEYFTAREINIRKRSEIEAFQELVNNLSDSYWREVFLLSAEMAQPDASLLFKIMKEKIDQILDNNEKLQNFLGYVHKKSFNSL from the coding sequence TTGGAAAGATTTGGATTAGGCAGGGTAACTGAAGAACGAGTTCTGGGCGAAAGTGCAGTCAAAAAATATAAAAAACTAATTGTTCTAGGGAAGCCAGGAGCTGGAAAAACAACTTTTATCAAGCATCTAGCTCTTCAGTGTAACCAGGAATATTCCTGCCCAATCTTGTTCCTATTTTTATTAATCTCAAGTATTTTTTCTGAATCTCCTAATTCTCCTTCTATATTAGAATACATGGGGCAATTATTTTCTGAGTGTGGAGTAAATGTAGAGCAAATTCAAGAACTATTTGTACGGAAATCAGTTTTGGTTTTACTAGATGGATTGGATGAAGTAAAAAATGAACATTACGAACGAACTTTAAACGAAATTAGAAGTTTATCTAGAATATATTATGATAATTATTTTATTATTACCTGTAGAATAGCAGCTAAAGAATACTCTTATAATGTATTCGACAAGTTTACTGAGGTTGAAGTAGCAGATTTTAATGCTCAACAAATTGATAGATTCATCTCTCAATGGTTTGAAAATAAAAATTTTATTAAAGCAGAAGAGGTAGCTAAAGCATTAAAAAATAATTATCGTTTATCTCAATTAGCAGTTACACCTCTACTATTAACTTTAATATGTTTAGTTTTTGAAGAAAAATGTAATTCTCCTAATAATCGTTCAGAGTTATATACAGAAGGTATTGAAATTCTTCTCAGTAAGTGGGATGCTAAACGAGGAATTCAACGAGAGCAAGTCTATCAACAACTATCTCTTCAAAGGAAGAAAGATTTATTAAGTTATATTGCTTTTAAGACTTTCAAAGAGAAAGAGTTTTTCTTTTCTCAAAAAGAAGCAAAAAGTTATATCAAAGAATATATACAGAATCTACGCAGTAATGCTGATAGAGATAAAGAAGATATCCAACTAGATAGCGAAGCAGTTTTACACGTAATTGAGGCACAGCATGGACTTTTAGTAGAACGAGCTAAAGGAGTTTATTCCTTTTCTCACCTCACTTTTCATGAATACTTTACTGCTCGTGAAATCAATATTAGAAAGCGATCAGAGATAGAAGCTTTTCAAGAGTTAGTGAACAATTTGAGCGATAGCTACTGGCGAGAAGTATTTCTATTATCAGCAGAAATGGCTCAACCAGATGCTTCATTACTTTTCAAAATAATGAAAGAAAAAATTGATCAAATTCTAGACAATAATGAAAAACTACAAAATTTTCTTGGTTATGTACACAAAAAGTCATTTAATTCATTATAA
- a CDS encoding NACHT C-terminal helical domain 2-containing protein, with amino-acid sequence MKSSAIRAFYFDIDFDIDQERRLSLLLDSSANYLVCGSFFARVFQDTDFEEGIHIAEKYDKNIAQGEQKIIDVSSANEAMYIAVKYALKSKQLDQKIRNALEEIYYKDTQPENEEQLKRLADDSRSLAKDNRQIGSHPWQFNDDETKLLKKYYEANLLLVECMNTDCVINPKVRKEILDTLILPIDDKSALSSE; translated from the coding sequence GTGAAATCATCTGCTATACGAGCTTTTTATTTTGATATTGATTTTGATATAGATCAAGAGCGACGACTCAGTTTACTACTAGATAGTTCAGCTAATTATTTAGTTTGCGGAAGCTTTTTTGCTCGCGTTTTTCAAGATACTGATTTTGAAGAAGGTATTCATATTGCTGAAAAATACGATAAAAATATAGCTCAAGGAGAACAAAAAATTATTGATGTATCCTCAGCTAATGAAGCTATGTATATTGCTGTCAAATATGCTCTTAAATCTAAGCAGTTAGACCAAAAAATAAGAAATGCTTTAGAAGAAATATACTATAAAGATACTCAGCCTGAGAATGAAGAACAGCTGAAGCGTTTAGCTGATGATTCTAGAAGTCTGGCTAAGGACAACCGTCAAATAGGAAGTCATCCTTGGCAATTTAATGATGACGAGACTAAATTGCTTAAGAAGTATTATGAAGCTAATCTACTCTTAGTAGAGTGTATGAATACTGATTGTGTTATTAATCCCAAAGTTCGTAAAGAAATTTTAGATACATTAATCTTACCTATTGATGATAAATCAGCCTTATCCTCTGAATAG
- a CDS encoding cupin domain-containing protein, translating to MKLQIYQQLTHGDLSKFNEQAPDSFMAWNGESIQLPDTGTHFGFVYSGNPVLYRSAGLQDYKLHPGMYFSLPGEGWVGGKDSSGFLVTCPAFRGVFLIGGAIESIGRLGYINGGTDNVLIPPIMQGDPCLNALYFPPGVDQTAHTHPSYRLIIVVEGSGECETPDGTTPLQPGITIFIPANSLHKFRTMEDKLTVICFHPDSDTGFTHTNHPMLKRTIVSGMSASNLPEIQTKTFM from the coding sequence ATGAAACTTCAAATTTATCAACAGTTAACTCATGGTGATCTTTCTAAATTTAACGAACAAGCACCAGATAGTTTTATGGCTTGGAATGGAGAATCTATTCAACTTCCCGATACAGGAACTCATTTTGGCTTTGTTTACAGCGGTAATCCTGTTTTATATCGCAGTGCGGGTTTGCAGGACTACAAACTTCACCCTGGTATGTACTTCAGTTTGCCTGGAGAAGGTTGGGTTGGTGGTAAAGATTCATCGGGTTTTTTGGTTACTTGTCCAGCTTTTAGAGGGGTATTTCTTATCGGAGGGGCAATTGAATCCATTGGTCGATTGGGTTACATCAATGGAGGTACAGATAATGTGCTAATTCCCCCAATTATGCAGGGAGATCCTTGCCTTAATGCTCTCTATTTCCCCCCAGGCGTAGATCAGACCGCTCATACTCATCCTAGCTATAGGCTAATCATTGTAGTCGAAGGCAGTGGGGAGTGTGAAACACCTGATGGTACTACTCCATTGCAGCCAGGTATTACTATTTTTATTCCTGCCAATAGCCTTCATAAGTTTCGGACAATGGAAGATAAATTAACTGTTATTTGTTTCCATCCTGACTCTGACACGGGATTTACTCATACTAATCACCCAATGCTTAAGCGTACAATAGTTTCGGGTATGAGTGCCTCAAATCTGCCAGAAATTCAAACAAAAACTTTTATGTAA
- a CDS encoding ATP-binding protein: MTSSEPIGYVLGTKEATPLEFWIAVDAKKVLRLDDVVEVQTQRPDGGGIVRFYGVVDYVRTQYEGAQFDTDTFLVAKEGILPINISYTAHVQVTRIEPEEYLPPQPGDPVHLAVGKQLASALYFDSMDTPIPSGIMNNGNAAYFNYSFINGEKGAHVNISGVSGVATKTSYALFLLYSIFNSPVLGSYKANTKALIFNVKGEDLFFLDKLNQSYGNLENQKDKNKYELMNLPVQPFKSASFRATPKRDSLTIDSDLEQRSEGISVYLWSIRELCRDRLFRFLFTGEDLDRGNLSYLVTTVEERLARLAEENDQSDRQSRRKPQAYLQVEAFGEEGKTQIKTFRDLIDFLEDKLLNDEDREENRRWLGRNVPATAEAMIRRLYGISSEVNHLIRGDLSPDEVAKYQLDPIASDAQLTVTDIHKLSARAQKFVVGVLLQKLFFQKEKQGREPVVFIVLDELNKYAPRDGRSPIKDLLVDIAERGRSLGIILIGAQQTASEVERRVVGQAAIRVVGRLDSAEAERPEYNFLTGSCRKRALFLKSGTMFVHQPEVPAPILVNFPFPAYATRKEEVFFSQAEITSIEADIDRF; this comes from the coding sequence ATGACATCTTCTGAACCAATTGGTTATGTATTAGGTACTAAAGAAGCTACCCCTTTGGAATTTTGGATAGCAGTGGATGCCAAAAAAGTTTTACGGCTAGATGATGTTGTAGAAGTGCAAACTCAACGTCCAGACGGTGGGGGAATTGTGCGTTTTTACGGTGTGGTGGATTATGTTCGTACTCAATACGAAGGAGCGCAATTTGATACTGACACTTTCTTAGTTGCTAAAGAAGGTATTTTACCAATAAATATTTCTTACACTGCTCACGTTCAAGTCACAAGAATTGAGCCAGAAGAATATTTACCCCCACAACCAGGCGATCCAGTTCACCTCGCTGTCGGTAAGCAGTTGGCATCAGCTTTGTATTTTGACAGCATGGATACCCCAATTCCATCTGGTATTATGAATAACGGCAATGCCGCATATTTTAACTACTCATTTATCAATGGTGAGAAAGGCGCTCATGTAAATATCTCTGGGGTTTCGGGAGTTGCTACTAAAACATCCTATGCTTTGTTTTTGCTATATTCTATTTTCAATTCTCCGGTTTTAGGTTCTTATAAAGCTAATACTAAAGCGCTAATTTTCAATGTTAAAGGTGAGGATTTATTCTTTTTAGATAAACTCAATCAAAGTTATGGCAATTTAGAAAACCAAAAGGATAAAAATAAATATGAATTGATGAACTTGCCAGTACAACCTTTTAAAAGTGCAAGTTTTCGGGCTACGCCAAAAAGAGATTCACTGACGATTGATTCTGATTTAGAACAGCGTTCTGAGGGGATATCAGTTTATTTGTGGAGTATTCGGGAATTGTGCCGCGATCGCCTGTTTCGCTTTTTATTCACTGGTGAGGATTTAGACCGAGGAAATTTATCCTACTTAGTGACGACAGTAGAAGAAAGATTAGCACGGCTAGCAGAGGAAAATGACCAGAGCGATCGCCAGAGTCGGCGCAAACCGCAAGCTTATTTACAAGTAGAAGCGTTTGGGGAAGAAGGCAAAACACAAATTAAAACCTTTAGAGATTTAATTGACTTTTTAGAAGACAAACTTCTCAATGATGAAGATAGAGAAGAAAACAGGCGTTGGTTAGGGCGAAATGTTCCAGCTACGGCTGAAGCAATGATTCGGCGTTTGTATGGTATCAGTAGTGAAGTTAACCATTTAATTCGCGGGGATTTATCACCAGATGAAGTTGCTAAATACCAACTCGACCCAATAGCTTCAGATGCTCAACTAACTGTAACTGATATCCACAAACTCAGTGCCCGCGCTCAAAAATTTGTTGTGGGTGTTTTACTACAAAAGCTATTTTTTCAAAAAGAAAAACAGGGAAGAGAACCCGTTGTTTTTATCGTTCTGGATGAGTTGAACAAATATGCACCCCGTGATGGACGTAGCCCGATTAAAGATTTGCTGGTAGACATTGCAGAACGGGGGCGATCGCTAGGAATTATTTTAATTGGCGCACAGCAAACCGCCTCAGAAGTCGAACGGCGCGTTGTTGGACAAGCAGCTATCCGTGTTGTGGGTAGGTTAGATTCAGCCGAAGCAGAACGTCCAGAATACAATTTTTTGACAGGTTCGTGTCGCAAACGAGCTTTGTTTCTTAAATCAGGCACGATGTTTGTGCATCAGCCAGAAGTCCCCGCACCAATTTTAGTTAACTTCCCCTTCCCCGCCTACGCCACTCGCAAAGAAGAAGTATTTTTTAGCCAAGCAGAAATTACCAGCATCGAAGCTGATATTGACCGTTTTTAG
- a CDS encoding exonuclease SbcCD subunit D: MRLIHTSDWHLGRHLKGKDRTPEIEFTLNELLRQAKELEVDAVLIAGDIFETPNPASDAERVAYQFFEGLRNAKIPAIAIAGNHDSASRFDGIANLLSLAGVQILGKPRRVNQGGLISIETPNGKLRVAAMPFASERRLLTVENLWTMDELQQINHYRERVGYLLNNLATGFQDDSVNILMAHLTVDGAKLANSEARHHTKESYALAGQSLPAEAQYIALGHIHKPQQIPVAAPTYYSGSLIQVDFGEAEEEKGFYLIDVEPGSPAKKPEFISIPCQKPLQILECELSDYEEKLEPLRDYSGYLKVIINLQTPQIGLADKIRKICSDQVLQIEPRYPEAESRREKSVKQEEFDPVEEFKRYFQEELNTTPAPAVLAKFKELYQEIKETQDATT; this comes from the coding sequence GTGCGTTTAATTCATACATCTGACTGGCATTTGGGGCGTCACCTCAAAGGCAAGGATCGTACCCCAGAAATTGAATTTACTCTGAATGAACTTTTACGACAAGCCAAAGAATTAGAAGTTGATGCCGTCTTAATCGCAGGCGATATTTTTGAAACTCCTAATCCTGCATCTGATGCTGAACGAGTTGCGTATCAGTTTTTTGAGGGGTTGCGAAATGCCAAAATTCCGGCAATAGCGATCGCAGGTAATCATGATTCTGCTTCCCGCTTTGATGGAATAGCTAATCTCTTGTCTTTAGCTGGCGTGCAGATTTTAGGGAAACCTCGTCGCGTCAACCAAGGAGGTTTAATTAGCATAGAAACGCCTAACGGCAAACTGCGTGTAGCTGCTATGCCTTTTGCTTCAGAACGACGACTATTGACAGTTGAAAATCTGTGGACAATGGACGAGTTACAGCAAATAAACCACTACAGAGAAAGGGTAGGCTATTTGCTCAACAACTTAGCCACTGGTTTTCAAGATGATAGTGTGAATATCCTCATGGCTCACCTCACTGTTGATGGTGCTAAATTAGCCAATTCCGAAGCCCGTCATCACACCAAAGAAAGCTATGCCTTGGCTGGACAAAGCCTACCTGCTGAAGCTCAGTATATTGCTCTCGGACACATCCATAAACCCCAACAAATTCCCGTTGCGGCTCCTACTTATTATTCCGGTTCTTTGATTCAAGTGGACTTTGGCGAAGCTGAGGAAGAAAAAGGATTTTATCTCATTGATGTTGAACCAGGTTCTCCTGCAAAAAAACCGGAGTTTATATCTATCCCCTGTCAAAAACCTTTGCAGATACTCGAATGTGAATTGAGTGATTACGAAGAAAAGCTAGAACCTCTCCGTGATTATTCTGGTTATTTGAAGGTAATTATCAACTTGCAAACACCTCAAATAGGATTAGCTGACAAAATTCGCAAAATTTGTAGTGATCAAGTGCTGCAAATTGAGCCACGTTATCCAGAAGCGGAATCAAGGCGGGAAAAATCTGTAAAACAAGAAGAGTTTGATCCAGTGGAAGAATTTAAGCGCTACTTCCAAGAGGAATTAAACACAACACCTGCTCCCGCCGTTTTAGCAAAGTTTAAAGAACTATATCAAGAAATCAAGGAAACCCAAGATGCGACCACTTGA
- a CDS encoding SbcC/MukB-like Walker B domain-containing protein, translating into MRPLELTLEGFTSFRNQAKINFEKLELFAITGPTGAGKSSLLDAMTLALYGKVARKTQPKELLSQGSLKLQVSLRFLVNQTEYLVFRSWSYRTKTPQVTFKLEKQINGDFQPFGEQKEAEINAIVEKVLGMNFETFTKVILLPQGQFDEFLKGKSADRRKILSSLVGYERIFENMCSQAGTRANIIKGEYNAIQEQLKNLDLSLDIELNSQRRDRSQFLAEELPRLHETVIKTQTALAAEKGLLQRLRDLANWQQQLEELNKETPKISELKQQLEQARVGDRLSATWTSVNSARHRYDKTRSDVEIAAKALVEKESAFKIQEDNFQKTQAYEAEITPQLKQREEALNAAKIYEEQHRKIQEEVKRLEKILIEKNQLITEADKAVKKAEAELNQKIQILTRANNELSQSSPGGTRLEQLNQVTPLLIKWQEIQKQVESDRTKLQQITQELDTAEFNYQSVILNFQKSEAECNQSRVALDTARQKNYAAALRALLHTGDDCLVCGGIYPEAHLLPQLESSGDIKTLEKRDRAAEQNRQKSTEAKTQAETTREHLKKQQTEYQKILAEKEAELEAETEQIVVILNTDKWEVKALEQERQSLHKSNTNYQTYFILKEKAEAEIKASELNLNFVKTKLLDTQTQHQDLTTEIDHKTTQTQEILDTISQLTGSDSYENLFQKLEEDKRDLKHRIQHENQCYQTARDEFRQAQQSDVKAKEDFDSASAEKERLEAEWHTSLLSANFTEQIFQQSKVPPELQKQWQHKIDDYNTNKIQLETNINRETDAIGDRTTNAEIIAQYEKSVADAGEQYKQAQDEYNDLKLLIAKAEEQREQVEKLQAQLSTKQQELEIYQILSKELKSDRFQDYILQHFERELVEQATVFLLELTEQRYALKYENKEYRVEDNWSCGETRRVQTLSGGETFATSLSLALALSEKLSRGAKLGSLFIDEGFGTLDAETLQSVSSILQSLGQQEKLVGVITHVPALGEELGTQIKVEKFPEGSRIIMA; encoded by the coding sequence ATGCGACCACTTGAGCTAACTTTAGAAGGTTTTACCAGTTTTAGGAATCAGGCAAAGATTAATTTTGAGAAACTGGAATTATTTGCTATTACTGGCCCAACTGGTGCCGGTAAATCATCTTTGCTTGATGCGATGACTTTGGCACTATATGGGAAAGTAGCAAGAAAAACTCAACCCAAAGAATTGTTGAGTCAGGGAAGTTTAAAATTACAGGTATCATTACGATTTTTGGTAAATCAAACTGAATATCTAGTCTTTCGCTCATGGTCATATCGTACTAAAACACCCCAAGTAACTTTTAAATTAGAAAAGCAGATAAATGGTGATTTTCAACCTTTTGGAGAACAAAAGGAAGCAGAGATTAACGCCATTGTTGAGAAAGTTTTAGGGATGAATTTTGAAACTTTTACTAAAGTTATTCTGCTTCCTCAAGGACAATTTGATGAGTTCCTCAAAGGTAAAAGTGCTGATAGACGGAAGATTTTAAGCAGTTTGGTTGGATATGAAAGAATTTTTGAAAATATGTGTTCGCAGGCTGGGACACGAGCTAATATTATTAAAGGTGAATATAACGCAATTCAAGAACAGCTAAAAAATCTAGATTTATCATTAGATATAGAACTGAATTCTCAACGGCGCGATCGCTCTCAGTTTCTAGCAGAAGAACTACCCAGATTACATGAAACAGTTATCAAGACACAAACAGCTTTAGCTGCCGAAAAAGGATTATTGCAACGTCTGAGAGATTTAGCAAATTGGCAACAGCAACTTGAAGAATTAAATAAAGAAACTCCAAAAATAAGTGAATTAAAACAGCAATTAGAACAAGCACGAGTTGGCGATCGCTTATCTGCCACTTGGACATCAGTCAATTCGGCTCGTCATCGATATGACAAGACTCGATCTGATGTTGAGATTGCTGCTAAAGCTTTGGTTGAGAAAGAATCAGCTTTTAAAATTCAAGAAGATAACTTTCAGAAAACACAAGCCTATGAAGCTGAAATTACACCGCAACTAAAACAGCGAGAAGAAGCTCTTAATGCTGCCAAAATCTATGAAGAACAGCATCGTAAAATTCAGGAAGAAGTAAAACGCTTAGAAAAAATATTAATAGAAAAAAATCAGCTAATAACTGAGGCTGATAAAGCTGTAAAAAAGGCTGAAGCTGAATTAAATCAAAAAATTCAGATATTGACGAGAGCTAATAATGAACTGTCTCAATCTTCTCCTGGTGGTACAAGATTAGAGCAACTTAATCAAGTGACACCACTACTAATTAAATGGCAAGAAATCCAAAAGCAAGTTGAAAGCGATCGCACGAAGTTACAACAAATTACTCAAGAGTTAGACACTGCTGAGTTTAATTATCAATCTGTTATTTTAAACTTCCAAAAATCTGAAGCAGAATGCAATCAATCTCGTGTTGCATTAGATACTGCTAGACAAAAAAATTATGCTGCGGCTTTACGTGCATTGCTGCATACGGGTGATGATTGTCTAGTATGCGGTGGAATTTATCCAGAAGCCCACTTATTACCACAACTAGAATCTTCAGGCGATATCAAAACACTAGAAAAACGTGATCGCGCTGCTGAACAAAATCGCCAAAAATCTACTGAAGCAAAAACCCAAGCTGAAACCACAAGAGAACATCTGAAGAAACAACAAACTGAGTATCAAAAAATATTAGCAGAAAAAGAAGCTGAACTTGAAGCAGAGACAGAACAAATTGTTGTCATATTAAATACAGATAAATGGGAAGTTAAGGCACTTGAACAAGAACGCCAATCACTACATAAAAGTAATACTAATTATCAGACCTATTTCATACTTAAAGAAAAAGCAGAGGCGGAAATTAAAGCTAGTGAACTCAATTTGAATTTTGTTAAAACTAAGTTGTTAGATACGCAAACTCAACATCAAGACCTAACAACTGAAATAGACCACAAAACAACACAAACTCAGGAAATATTAGATACAATTTCCCAGCTTACTGGTAGTGATTCTTATGAGAATTTATTCCAAAAACTAGAAGAAGATAAACGAGATTTAAAGCATCGCATTCAGCATGAAAATCAGTGCTATCAAACTGCTCGTGATGAATTTCGGCAAGCTCAACAAAGTGATGTAAAGGCAAAAGAAGACTTTGATTCAGCTTCTGCTGAAAAGGAACGTCTAGAAGCTGAATGGCATACTAGTTTACTATCTGCAAACTTTACAGAGCAAATATTTCAGCAATCTAAAGTACCCCCAGAACTGCAAAAACAATGGCAGCATAAAATTGATGATTACAACACTAATAAAATTCAGTTAGAAACTAATATTAATCGAGAAACTGACGCAATTGGTGACAGAACTACAAACGCAGAAATAATTGCCCAGTATGAAAAATCTGTTGCTGATGCTGGAGAACAATATAAACAAGCACAAGATGAATACAACGATTTAAAACTTTTGATTGCTAAAGCTGAGGAACAGCGAGAACAAGTAGAGAAATTGCAAGCACAACTATCTACCAAACAACAAGAGCTAGAAATATATCAAATTTTGTCCAAAGAGTTGAAATCGGATCGCTTTCAAGACTATATTCTCCAGCATTTTGAACGTGAACTAGTAGAACAAGCAACAGTCTTTTTGCTGGAACTTACAGAACAGCGATATGCATTGAAATATGAAAATAAAGAATATAGAGTAGAAGATAACTGGAGTTGTGGTGAAACAAGACGAGTCCAAACCCTATCCGGTGGTGAAACCTTTGCTACTTCTTTATCCCTAGCTTTGGCACTTTCAGAAAAGTTGTCTAGAGGAGCTAAATTAGGTAGTCTGTTTATAGATGAGGGATTTGGAACATTAGATGCTGAAACTCTGCAAAGTGTCTCAAGTATCCTACAATCTTTGGGTCAGCAAGAAAAATTAGTTGGCGTGATCACTCACGTTCCCGCCTTGGGAGAAGAGTTAGGAACGCAAATCAAAGTAGAAAAATTTCCAGAAGGCTCTCGAATTATTATGGCGTAA
- a CDS encoding ParA family protein, whose amino-acid sequence MRTCSCISLSGGQGKTTTIFFTSLLLARLGLRVLTIDADPQANLTFYLNHEVDPNQPSLFEVLTGQVTTEDGIYPTTHENLFLIPADRGLFKVSDFLSSSGTGAFILKLRLKSVANIFDYVLIDVQPSRSQLCLTAVGTSDYVIIPVEANVKGTNSLIDTLSFLTEQANLMAFTGRVLGIVPFRDRWVGNTQTLEGRQNIEAMREFALDIPILPSIRESEKFKSAIRQGKLLSDLGQSDLQYPFEQIIEALTHE is encoded by the coding sequence ATGCGAACCTGCTCATGCATCTCACTCTCCGGTGGTCAGGGGAAAACAACCACTATCTTCTTTACCTCACTGCTACTAGCACGACTTGGCTTACGAGTGTTGACTATAGACGCAGATCCACAAGCAAATCTGACTTTTTATTTAAATCACGAGGTAGACCCAAACCAGCCCAGCTTATTTGAAGTGCTAACTGGGCAAGTGACAACAGAAGATGGTATTTACCCTACCACCCATGAAAATCTATTTCTTATCCCAGCGGATAGGGGACTGTTTAAGGTTTCAGATTTCCTCAGTAGCAGTGGTACGGGAGCATTTATCCTCAAACTACGCCTCAAATCTGTAGCCAATATCTTTGATTATGTCCTGATTGACGTGCAACCATCGCGCTCCCAACTGTGCCTAACAGCAGTGGGAACGTCTGATTATGTCATCATCCCCGTCGAAGCCAACGTTAAGGGAACCAACAGCTTAATTGATACCCTGAGCTTCTTAACAGAACAAGCCAACTTAATGGCATTTACAGGGAGAGTATTAGGGATAGTTCCTTTTCGAGATCGCTGGGTAGGAAACACCCAAACCTTAGAAGGTAGGCAAAATATTGAAGCGATGCGAGAGTTTGCTCTCGACATCCCAATTTTACCTTCTATCCGCGAGTCGGAGAAGTTTAAGAGTGCAATCCGACAAGGCAAGCTGTTGTCAGACCTGGGGCAATCCGACCTGCAATATCCGTTTGAGCAAATTATTGAGGCGTTAACTCATGAGTGA
- a CDS encoding DUF4365 domain-containing protein — protein MDINQQKEQFSITYIRAIAAVAGYSLYRPEVDNDSVDLGIVSRGGTGKILSPRLELQVKCTSRDILDENYIKYPLNLKNYNDLKINALVPRILVVVLVPEKITDWLKQTEDELCIRHCGYWVSLREMPDTENTTNVTIEIPRSNQLTPLSLQSIIQRISFGDLP, from the coding sequence ATGGATATTAACCAACAAAAAGAACAATTTAGCATCACCTATATTAGAGCCATCGCCGCCGTTGCAGGTTATTCTTTATATAGACCAGAAGTCGATAACGACAGCGTAGATTTAGGTATAGTCAGCAGGGGCGGTACAGGTAAAATTCTTTCCCCTAGACTAGAACTACAAGTAAAATGTACATCCAGAGATATTCTGGATGAAAACTATATTAAATATCCCCTCAATCTCAAAAACTATAATGATTTAAAAATCAATGCCCTTGTCCCTCGGATTTTAGTAGTCGTTTTAGTTCCAGAAAAGATAACAGACTGGTTAAAGCAAACCGAAGATGAACTTTGTATTAGACATTGTGGTTACTGGGTATCCTTGCGCGAAATGCCAGACACCGAAAATACAACCAATGTTACTATTGAAATACCCCGTAGTAATCAGTTGACACCCCTATCACTCCAATCCATCATTCAACGCATTAGTTTTGGAGATTTACCATGA